TTAACGTTGCGAGCGCGGAGTTTTTTGAATCTTCGGAGACTCATCACGTTACGCAATCGCCTCCTTTGGGGAACGATAGCGCTCCATCGCCGGATCTTCGGCGTAATCCCGGAGCGTCAGGATCGAAGGCCCTTGCTCCGTGACGGCGATCGTGTGCTCGAAGTGCGCTGCGAGCTTACCATCTGCGGTCACGACTGTCCAGCCGTCCCCGAGGATGCGAATCTTGGGGCTCGCCTCGGTGATCATCGGCTCGAGTGCGAGCACGAGGCCCGGTCGCAGCTCCATTCCGGTCCCTCGCTCGCCGTAGTTGGGGACTTGCGGCTCCTCGTGCATCGCGCGGCCAACGCCATGACCGACCAGCTCGCGAACGACGCCGTAGCCATGGCGCTCGGCGTGCTCCTGGACCGCGGCACCGATGTCGCCGAGACGATTGCCCCGCCGCATCTCCGCGATGCCGATCGTCAAGCACTGTTGCGTAACTTCCAGCAGCCGCCGCGCCGGCTGCGCAATGCTTCCCACCGCAACGGTCACCGCACTATCGCTGACGTATCCCTCAAAGGTCGTGCCGATGTCGATCGAGAGCAAATCGCCGTCAGAGAGCACACGCGATCCAGGGATGCCGTGCACGACTTCCTCGTTTACCGACGCGCAGATCGACCCGGTAAAACCGTTGTAACCCTTAAATGTGGGAGTTCCGCCGGCCTCGCGAATGCGGAGTTCCGCAAGCTGGTCGAGCTCCCCGGTCGTCATACCCGGACGCACGAACTTCATCAACTCGGTTAGCACGCGCGCGGTAATCTTTCCGCTGCGACGCATCGTCTCGAGCTCTCGCGCCGATTTCAAGGTCACCACGCGCCTCGCGGCGCCTCCGCTCGCTGACCGCCGAGCGAAGCGGCTATCCGCTCCCCAACCGTTCGGAGCGGTTGGAGGGCGTCCACTTCGACGAGCTTGCCGACGCGGCGATAATACTCGACCAGCGGCCGCGTTTGCAGATCGTACACCTCGAGTCGCTTCGCGACCGTCTCGGGGCGATCGTCTTCACGCTGAATCAGAATCCCGCCGTCTTCGTCGTCGACGCCGGCGATTTTCGGGGGATTGG
This Candidatus Eremiobacterota bacterium DNA region includes the following protein-coding sequences:
- the map gene encoding type I methionyl aminopeptidase; the encoded protein is MVTLKSARELETMRRSGKITARVLTELMKFVRPGMTTGELDQLAELRIREAGGTPTFKGYNGFTGSICASVNEEVVHGIPGSRVLSDGDLLSIDIGTTFEGYVSDSAVTVAVGSIAQPARRLLEVTQQCLTIGIAEMRRGNRLGDIGAAVQEHAERHGYGVVRELVGHGVGRAMHEEPQVPNYGERGTGMELRPGLVLALEPMITEASPKIRILGDGWTVVTADGKLAAHFEHTIAVTEQGPSILTLRDYAEDPAMERYRSPKEAIA